The genomic DNA GAACATTAGAGTTAAATAATACTCTCGAACAGGTTCAGCGCTTAAAGGTCCAGCAAGACGGAGACTATTTCCTTACGACATTGCTCATCAATCCGCTTACGGTAAACGAAAATAAAAGTTCCAACGTGCTGATCGATTTTTACATTAAGCAGAAAAAGAATTTCGAGTTCAAAACTAAGAGTTATGAAATCGGCGGAGACATTTGCGTTGCCGGGAATCTGGAATTGAAAGGCAGGAAATATTCCGTTTTTTTAAACGGCGATGCGATGGGAAAATCGATCCAGGGGGCAGGCGGCGCTTTAGTGTTAGGAGTGGTGTTCCGCGCGATTCTCAGCAGATCCAAAATGACTAAAGAAAGGGAAATTTCTCCGGAACTGTGGTTGAAACAAGTCTTTATGGAATTGCAGCAAGTTTACGAATCCTTTAACGGGTCCATGTATATATCCGCCGTAATCGGAATTTTGGACGAAAAGTCGGGATTTCTTTATTACATAAATGCGGAGCATCCTTGGACGATTTTATATCGGGACGGAAAGGCGACGTTCATCGAAGACGCTTTAACTTGTCGCAAGTTCGGGATTCCCGAGAACGAACAAAATTTAATCATTCAAACGTTTCAGCTTGCTCCTGAAGACGTATTATTCATCGGATCCGACGGAAAGGACGATTTGAAGACGGTCAATTCGTCGGGCGAATCGATCATCAACGAAGATACCGAACAAATTTTGGGTATCGTCGAAGAAGGTTCGGGAGATCCGACTCGTATTTTTGAAATTCTTCAAACGAAGGGAGAATTGTACGACGATTTTACCCTGTTAAGGGCAGAGTATTTGGGAGAATCCGAAGAAGATAAATCCCAATCCGGTCGAGAATACTTCGAGTTTTATGACAAGGGCAAAAGTCTTCTTAAGACGGGAGAAAAACGAGAAGGTCTTTATTTTTTAGAGAAAGCTCAAGAAGCCAATCCTAACGATAAAAATTTACTGCGTCTTTTGGGAGAGCAGCATTTTAAGGAGAAAAATTTTTCCAAGGCGGCCCGGTATTTGGAGGATTTTATCGCGGAATCCCCGGCTTCCTTAGATCATTTTTTCTACGCATCTCACGCTCATAAGATGGCGGGAGAAATGGGTAAGGCAATCGACGTCGCCGAACGTTTGCTGTTAAGAAGTCCGAAACATATTAAGACGCTTATTATTTTGGCGGATATATACTTATCCTTAGGCGTACGAGATAGAGGGCACGAACTTCTTGAGAAGGCACTACGACTCGATCCGGAAAATAAGAAAGCGATCGGTCTATCTAGCCTTTCGGTTGAAACGCGGGAAGAGGCTTCATTAAAAAACTGATCACTTTTGCGTATTGTGTTAAAGAAGACTAACGTAATTTGATTAGAATCGATCGGTCCACTCGGAAAATTCCGATCCGATTTTTTTACATTCCGAAACTAAATAAAAAAAGACTTTCTTTTCCGATGATCCTTCTTATATCACTCCACATAAAAGGGAGCCGAATACGAGCGCCCGATTGCTTGAACACTTGTTATTTTAAGGAGACTGCCGATGCAATTAGGCGTTGTCGAACGAGCTTTACTTCCTAGTTTGCTTGCGATCGTAATGTTAGGAATGGGATTCGGTCTCGGCCTGAGCGATTTTCGACGAATCTTAACTACTCCGCTACAAACGTTAGTCGGAACGATCGGGCATTTCGTGATTATGCCTTTAGCCGCTTACGCGGTCGTTTTGATTTTAGGTTTAGAGTATGAATTGGCGCTCGGCGTCATTCTGGTAGGCTCCTGTCCCAGCGGAACGACTTCAAATCTCATCAATTATTTAGCTAAAGGAGATGTAGCTTTGGCGGTGGTAATTACTTCGGTTTCCACTCTACTTTGTCCGCTTCTGACTCCGTTTATCGTTTCGTTTTTCGGATCTTTTTTGGACGCACCGTCGGGAAAAGTTTTGGAAATCTCTTTTATAGAAATGTTAAAGACCGTAATTATCATTATCGTGATCCCGATTACGATAGGAATGAGCGTAAACTACCGGTTTCCTAAAATCGCTCGCGCGATCGAAAGGCCTTACAAAATATTTTCGATCCTATTTTTGCTTTTCGTAGTCGGGTTCGTCGTCTTTAAAAATAGAAGCGAATTTTGGAATATGATTAGTCTTGTCGGGGCGGCGGTCGTCTTACATAACGCATTCGGATTTGCTGCCGGATATTTCCTTCCTAAATTTCTTCGAATAGGAGAGAGACAATGTCGAACGATTTCGATCGAAGTTGCGATTCAAAATACCACGCTAGGAATGACTCTCGCTGTTCAATTCTTCGGTCCAAAGGTTGCGTTACCGTCGGCGGTGTTCAGTATCTGGATGTATTTAACGGGTATCACGATTGCTCTAGTTTGGTCCCGTCTCTTCCCGTTGCCTGAGGAAGTCGAGTCCTAATACAAGCGCGGTTAGTTTATAAACGTTTCCAAGTAGCGGAAAACGCGCCTCGCAATTCTCCTAGTTTGTATCCTGTAGCTTTATCATCCGGATAGAGCCGAATTAACGCGGCTCTAGTCTTTGCATCCATCTTTTCCATCGGGCCGTGGCATTTTAGGCAGGTCTCGTTGGCCAACAGGATCGGCTTCATGGCATGAAGTTCCTGCGGAGTACTTTCAAAAAACATATACGGGGGATTTCCCGTTTTGGCGAATTGTTTCCAATCTGCCATTACCTTCGCTTCCCACTGGTTCGGCGCATGTTCAGGGTTTCTATTTTTCTCGGAAATTCTTCGCAGTTTTAAGCCCGGATATTTTGCGGAAAGTTCTCTTTCCTTTGCCGGAGAAATTGTTTTACACACTGCGATCGACGAGGCAATTCCGTTCTTCTTTATGGATTCCTGGAGTTCTTTTAACAAATCCGCCTGCAGTTCCTCGAAGAGGGTCTTAATAATTTCCTTTTTTTCCAAATCTTGATTACGATCGCAAACGGCAAAAAATTGGACTAAAATTGCGATTGCAGTCCCTTGGAGGATTATTTTGCGGAAGAAGGAGGATCTATTTTTATTCACATAACAATCATACTGAATTTGGGTTCTTTGCCAAGCCTTTCCGCGGAGTCTTAGCGCGAAGTCGATCCCTCAAAAAAGATGGACAAGGTTGAAAAATAGGGATTTGTTGAAAAAAGCGTGTTTGAAACTCGTGTTCGAGCTTAAAATTCCAAACGATCAATTTTCAATTCGATAAAAAGGGGAACATCCGATGTCCGGTCATAGTAAATGGGCCACAATCAAGCGCAAGAAGGACGCGATCGATTCGAAACGAGGAGCGATCTTTACAAAAGTGGTAAAAGAGATCACCGTAGCGGCAAGAATGGGGGGATCGGACCAAGAAGGGAATCCTCGTTTACGCCTCGCGGTGTTGAAGGCTAAATCCGCGAATATGCCTAAGGACAATATAGAGCGAGCGATTAAAAAAGGAACCGGAGAATTGGAAGGCATCGTTTATGAGGAATGCCTTTATGAATGTTTCGGTCCTGGCGGTATCGCGATTATGGTCGAGGCTGTAACGGATAAAAAATCCAGAACCACACCGGAAATCAAAAGCATTCTGACTAAATTGGGAGGTTCTCTCGCTACAACCGGAAGCGTTAGTCGTCTTTTTGAAAGGAAAGGGGTTATCATCGTTCCTTCCGATCAGATCGGCGAGGAGGAACTTTTTGATTTGGCGGCCGGCGCCGGCGCTGAAGACGTTCAAAATGAAGGCGAGGTCTATCGAATAGTCTCGAGCCCTGAAGATTATGAGGCGGTCCAAAATGCCTTGAATCATAAAGGAATTAAAACCGATGAATCCGAAATTCGATTCGTTCCATTGGTCACCACCGAAGTAGCCGACAAGGATACCGCGGATAAAGTGATGAAATTAATCGATAATCTGGAATCTCACGACGATGTCCAAAGCGTAAATTCCAACTTCGAATTGGCTCCGGAATTGGAGAAAGAGTATGAATGAGCGGATACTTCATAAAGGATTTTTTATCGTTCGAAAAAGTATCGAACGATAAAATTCTCGCGACGGAATGAAAGTCTTAGGCATCGACCCGGGCTCCCATCGCATGGGTTATGCCGTTTTAGAAAAAGTAAAGTCAGTTATTCTCGTTCGCACATACGGGACGATCGAAGTTCCGCCCGGTACAAAAAGTCCTGTAAATTTAATCGCGATTCGCCGCCAGTTAGACGCAATTTTGGACGAATTTCGGCCGGATCTAGCATGTGTGGAAGAGCTTTTTTTTGCGAAGAATAGATCCACTGCGGCCAAAGTCTACGAATCTAGAGGAGTCGTTTTACTCACTTTAGGAGAACATAATGTTCCTGTCGTTGAGCCTACCGCGTCTCAAATTAAAAAAGGGACTACCGGAAGCGGAACTGCGGATAAGAAAGATATAAAGTCCGCCATACGATTGCTGCTCGGATTGCGCGATTTGACCGGACATGACGATTCCTGGGATGCGTTGGCTTCCGCATACGTAGGTTTGGCGATGGCCGGATCCGTCGGTTTGTAAGCCTATCCCACTTCATTTAACATCGACGAATTCGAACCGTTCAACGATCCCAGATTATCGAATCATCTTGCAGCCTCGTATACTCCGTCCACTCCTTTAGTGAAAACGAACTGCCAGAGTTGTAATTTACGAGCACGGAACGCGCCTGCACAGGCAAGAAGGTAGAATTTCCACATTTTATAGAATCTTTCTCCGTACTTAGATCCTATCTTCTTCCAGGATTTTTCGAAATTATGATACCAAGCCATTAATGTTTTATCATAATCGCTCCCGAAATTCTGTAGATCTTCCAACACGAATAAATTTTCGCTCGCGCTCGTTAATTGGGCCAATGAAGGGAGAAGGGAATTGGGGAATATATATTTTTCTATCCAGGCATCCCCAACTCTTGCGGTATCGTTGGATCCTATCGTATGCAATAGGAAGAGCCCCTTGTCTTTAAGACACTTAAACACAAGTTTCATATAGGTCCTATAATTCTTAAATCCTACATGCTCCATTTGCCCGATGGAAACGATACGATCGAATGGTTCGTTCACGTCCCTATAATCCTGTAATCTAAATTCGATCTTTAAACCTTTCGAGAGTTCGGTTGCCAGAGCTAACTGTTCTTTGGAAACGCTGATTCCCACAACTTCCGCTCCATAATTGCGCGCGGCATGTCGGGCAAAGCCTCCCCAACCGCAACCTATGTCCAACACCTTCATCCCCGATTTTAATCCTATTTTACGGCAAATTAAATCCAGTTTGTTTTTCTGTGCGTCGGCCAGGTTAGTCGTGTTCTTCCAATATGCGCAGGAATATACTAGCTCCGGATCAAGCATTTCTTGGAAGAGATCGTTTCCAAGATCATAATGCCTTTCTCCGACTTCGAACGCTCTGCTTTTATTTTGCTGATTGATCAAACGTGAAAGCACGAGTAGGAGAATATCCCTCCAGGATTTTCCGCCTGCATTTTCGAGTCCCGCCTTGACGATTCTATAGACGGTTTGATCCAACTGTTCGCTTTCGAACCATCCGTCCATATAGGCTTCTCCAAAACCTAACGAGCCTTTGGCGATTAATCTTTCGTAGAATGCTTCGTCTCTGATCTTTATATCCCATGGGGAATTTCCTCCAAAGGAAATTCCTGCTCCTGAAAAAAGATTTTCCACTTTATTCCTAATTGCGTTTCGCATCGGAATGCCTCCGTATAATAGGCCTGTTTTGCAAAGTGAAGTGTAGGGACTTTGGGTCGAGTTCGCAATCTAAAAAGTTAGAAATAATCTTGATATTTTTCTGGTCCAAGATCGGAGCTTTCAATCGAAAAGTAATTTAGGAAATCGAAATGGATTTGTAACATGGTCTAGTTGAAACGATGGAATGGTCGTTAGGCGATTTCTCAGCAGATCAATGCATCGCGTTTTGCCGGATTTTCTTTTTGCTAAGCGACATAGATCCGTCGGTTTAGTCGAGATCGCTTTTCGGTTGGATGCGGAATGACGTATAGTTTGATCGGAATAGAGTATGAATGCTTATTTTTTAATGAACCCTGGGAGATGTTTTGCATCATGAGTTTTGCAAAGTTCGACCGCCTTATTTACGGCCGTTTGAAATCCGTCTTCCGTATCTTCAAAATCGATTCGCTGTCGAAAAAAATCCCCCCATAGGAACTCTTGAAAGGGTTTGTCCGATTTTTCGTAAGCGCCTGCTTTACGCACCGCCCAGGCTAAACTTCTATATTTATCGTCTTGCAGATCTTCCAAGCGAGAAGGAATCTCCTCCGTTTCCGCAGGGTTTCCATCCTTGTCGAATAAGTATACCCAAGCATTTTCCCGCATCATTAGCCAGAAGTCTCTTTCTTGCCACTCTGAACAGTTTTTTAAAACTTTAATATAAACCGTATCGCGCATATCGGTGAGTTCGATCGCACGAGCGCGATGATGATGATCGACGACGTAAGGCCGCTTGTCCGGGCCGATCACGATAGGAAGATAATTCTCTTTTAAATATGCATCCAGATCGTCCGGAGACATTTCTTTAAATTGTCCGATTCTGTATTGAACTTCGCGGAATCCAAGACAGAGTTGAGTCGGATGCAGAGCCGAAGTTTCGACCACGCTGAAATTGTCTATCTGCAGGTCGGCAGTGTATTCTTGGATATCGTTCATTTTAATCCTAATCTTTCATCGAATCGCATTAATGATTCAATTCATATAGAAATTGTAATCCACGTAAAGTTAGCAAAGGTTCGATTTTATCGAAAATTCCGGGATGAGCTGCGTGAATTGTAGTAACCAATCCGCCGGTCCCGATCACGGTGTACTCTTGTCCGTATCTTTTTTTAATTTCTCGTATGATACCTTCCAATAAACCGATCCATCCGTAAAAAAAACCCGCTTGGATGGATTCGATCGTGGAATCGCCTAGTATCTTCGTCGGCGCCTGGAATATGATCGGCGGCAACTGGGCGGCATTTCTTGTGAGAGCATCCATGGATCCCTTTAAGCCGGGTGCAATCACTCCTCCTAAGTAATTCGGAGATTCGTCGACTACGCAAAACGTCGTTGCAGTGCCTAAGTCGATGATGATACTTTTTCCCGGATGATCGACAACCGCAGCCGCGGCGTTCACCAAACGGTCGGCTCCGATCTCGAACGGTCTCGGATATTTAATTCCGAACGGGAGCTTCATTTGGTAATGAACTCCGATCGGATCGATCTTAAACCAATCTTGGATCATTCTTTCTAAGATTGGATTCAATTGTGGAACTACCGAAGAATATATTCCTCCGCGAATCTGCGAGCTATCGATTTCAAATTCCCGTAGAAACCCTCGTAGAAAAAGGCCCATTTCATCGGAGGTCCGATCCCTTCTCGTTACGGTTCGCCTATGAAAGATAGGTTCTTTGGAACCGTCCCTATAAATTCCGAAAACGGTATTCGTATTACCGACATCTATAACTAGAATCATTCCTAACCCAGGGATCTAAAATCTTCCGGACTGTCAATGAATTCGGTGATTTCCCCGGAAGGAGATCGAACGAGTAAGCGTCCGGAATCATCTACTCCCAATAATATTGCGGTTTGTGGAACTCCGTTTTCGGTATAGGCGATCGTATTTTCTTTCCATAGAAGTCGTTCATTAATAAATGAAAGATATGTTTTTCCGTCGGCGAGGGATAAAGTCGCGTCATTTAACAACGGTAAGAGCGTTTCTAAGAAACGGTTTCTTCTTCCAGACTCGGTCTCAAGTGACGTCACAAATCCGGCTTCGGGCAATTCTTCCGAGAAACTTTTTCCGAAAAGATTAATCCCGATTCCGACGATCCAATCCCAGTCCTCTCCTTCTTTTTCGGTTTCTATTAAAATTCCGCAAACTTTCTTACCGTTCACGAATATATCGTTCGGCCATTTGATTTTAAGATCGCCCGATTGGTGTAATGAAGGATAGGTTGATAACAATGCTTTAGCGACGGAGACCCCGATGAAAAGGGAAAAAAGATTCGGGGAGGGTAGTTCTCCGGTCGAACGAAACTTTCCAGAGAATACGAAAGGCTCGTCACCTAGTATTGCCCAGGCTCGATTTTTGCGTCCCCTTCCTTGAGACTGAAAGTCAGCTAGGATCCAAGTTCCTGGAGGAAATTCCTTCCCTTTTAGAATCGTGTTTGTCGAGATTGCATCGGAAAGAAGTATCCCTTTATCGGGTTCGAGAAGTCGAAAAGACATGGGAATTTCATATTGGAATGTTCCTTCTGGACAAGAAAAAATCCGGCACCGGCGATAAAAAGGGAGGTCTGAAAAATGAACGTAAATCTCGTTTTTCAGGACCGATTCCGCATTAATTAGAGGCTCTTTTGCAATTATCAGAAGTTTCCATTCGTAACCCGATCTTCGCGTGGATGATGATGATCGGCATTATTTTACTAGGCGCAATCGGTTTTTCCCGAATGGGGCTTTCGCAAATGCCGGACGTGGACTTCCCCATAGTAAACGTTACGTTGAATCTAGAGGGCGCCAATGCTTCGGTAATGGAAACCGACGTGGTCGATCCGATCGAAGAAGTTTTACTTACGGTTCAGGGCGTAGTAGAAGTTCGCTCCGTATCCACCGATAACTCCGCAACAATCACGGTCGAACTCGAATTGAAGAGGGATGTCGACGTAGCGATCCAGGAAATTCAAACGAAAATCGCTCAAGTTCAAAATAAACTGCCGGATGCCTTGGATCCACCGATCTTGATGAAGTCCAACCCGGATGATACGCCTATCATTTGGGTTTCGCTGACTGCCGCCGGCCGAACGGACCAAGAGAAAATGATCTTCGTGAAATCGCATCTCAAAGATAAATTCCAAGAGATATCGGGAGTCGGCGAAATCATTTTAGGCGGATACGTGGATAGGACTATCAACGTCTTCTTGGATCCGATACGGTTGACCCGGGCGGAATTGACCGTCAATGATATTACGAATACGTTAACCGAACAGAATATAGAAGTACCTTCCGGAAGAGTGGAAAACAAAAGTTCGGAAGTTTCGTTGAGAGCGGTCGGTGACGTTCCCACGGTCGAGCAATTTTCGAATATCTTTATAAACTCACGAAGTGGGGCCGCGATGTTTCGCCCCGTCCGTCTTCGCGAAGTCGCCCATGTCGAAGACGGCTTGGATGAAATCCGAAGGATATCGCGCTTTAACGGAATTTCGGCTGTCGGATTAGGGATTAAAAAACTCAAAGGCGCTAACGCGGTTCAGGTCGGCGATTTGATCAAGAAGAAGATGCAGGAATTAAAACCGACACTTCCGAAAGGATACGATCTATCCATCGCCAATGATAATACCACGTTTATCCGCGACTCCGTCGAGGAGCTGATCTTTACGCTGGTACTTTCCGCGCTTCTTACGGGTTTTGTCTGCAGATTGTTTTTGGGAAGTTGGAGCAGTACTTGGAACGTCCTGCTTGCAATTCCCACTTCGGTGATGGGAACTTTCTTAATATTATATTTTGCGGGATTCACGCTGAATACCTTTACGCTTCTCGGGCTTTCTCTTGCCGTAGGTATCGTCGTAGACGATGCCATTATGGTCCTAGAGAATATCAGCCGGCATCGAGAGATGGGGAAGACTTGGTTTCAAGCTGCGTTGGACGGGGCGTCTGAAATCAGATTCGCCGCGTTAGCCGCCACTCTGGCGATTATCGCGATTTTTCTTCCAGTCGCTTTCATGTCCGGAATCATCGGTAGATATTTTCTGGAATTCGGAGTGACGGTCGCCGTTGCCGTAGCTCTTTCTTTGTTCGAAGCTTTGAGTTTTACTCCGATGAGAGCTTCTCGTTATCGGGAACATAAACTACAAGAACACAAAAAACGAGGTGGAAAGACGGCGATACGCTTTCCCGAGCCCGTGTCCGGTCAGAATCGATTCGAGCAAACGATCTCCAAACTTAAGATAGCGATCGCGCCGATTTCCTTCTTTAAAAAGATGGATCCGATTATCGAAAGATTCCTTCAATTTTCGGAGCGTATTTATGGTAAGGTGCTCGATTACGTAATTGCTTATCCGAAAGCGATCCTTTTCGCGGCTACACTTTTGTTCGCTCTCTCTCTTGGATTTTTACTGCTACTCAAAAAGGAATTTATTCCTCCTCAGGATATGGGGCGCTTCATCATTCGGGCAAAGATGCCGATCGGCTCTTCCATCTACCGGACGGACGAAGCCATGAAGAAGGTGGAAGAGTATCTTCTCAAGAAACCGGAAATTTCCAAGTATATGTCCAATATAGGCGGAATGGGCGGAACGGAATCCAATGGGGCGATGTTTTTTGTTTCGGTTAAAGACATGGGGCAACGGCCGAAGAGTAAGAAGACGGGGCGAGAGGTAACTCAGAACGAAATCTTTGCGGATTTACGGAAAGATTTAAAGGCTCTGGTTCCTGAATGTAAATTTTCCGTTCAAGACTTGTCGCAAAGGGGTTTTAGTGCAGGAAGAGGATATCCTGTCGAGTTAGTTCTATCAGGACCGGACTGGGCAAATCTAGCCAAAGTCTCCGACGAAATTCGAAATCGCTTGGATCAAAGCGGAGTTCTATTGGACATAGATACGGATTACGTTTCAGGACAACCGGAAGTCCGTATTTTACCTAATAGAGAATCGGCCGCCTTGAGAGGCGTTAGCATGGCGAACATAGGAAACACGATCGGACCTCTGATGGGCGGAAAGAAAGTCAGTAGATTTACCGAAAACGGAAGAAGTTACGATGTTCGTGTTAAGATTAACAAGGAGCAGGGAGAAAAAGCGGATATCATACCGAACATAAGCGTGCGTAACACGTATGGTGAATTCGTGCGCTTAAAAGACGTTCTGGTACTTCAAGCCACGAATACCCTAAAGAATATTACTCGCGTTAACCGGGACCGTACGATTAAAATATTCGGGAATCCTCCCGTAGCGGTCGGACAAAACAAATCGACGGAAGAATCCCTACGAATCGCAAAAGAAGTGCTTCCTGAAGGGTATTCGGTGGATGTGACAGGTTCCGCGAAGACTGCCGGAGAGTCAGCGAGTAGTCTGTTATTCGCCCTTGTTATGGGAATTGTGATGTCGTACATGATTTTAGCGAGTCAGTTCAATAGCTTAAAGCAACCGCTTTATATTTTATTAGCGATGCCTTTCAGTTTTTCCGGAGCCTTAATTGCGCTTTATATTACGAAACAATCATTCAATATGTATAGCTTTATCGGTTTAATCATGTTACTCGGGCTTGTTAAGAAGAACTCTATCCTATTAGTCGAATTCGTAAACCATGTCCGTTCGCAAGGAAAAAGCATTGCGGAGGCGATTCGAGAAGGGTGCCCTGTTCGTTTGCGACCGGTGTTGATGACTTCGTTTGCGTCAATTGCGGCAGCCATCCCGCCTGCTTTAGCGCTGGGACCGGGTTCCGAGACTCGGGTGCCGATGGCGATTACCATCTTGGGGGGACTGGTTCTCTCGACTCTTATTACTTTTATCGTGGTGCCGGCCGCGTATTTTCTTATGGAAAAGGAATCGAATGATAAGTTATCCCATACTAGATAAAAAAAATCTTTTTTTTCTCGCTGTCTGTATATGCTTCATTCTTCATTTTTTTGTTTCTTGCGCCTCCTCGACTTCGCTAACTTCGGATGAAGTCAAACTAAAGGACGGCATTGTCGAAGATAATTTAAAGCAAGTGACCGGAGTCACGACTCAGGATGTGGAAAGGGCGTCGTCACGTTATGCGGTCTCTCTGGAAGATTTATACATTCTCGCCGTAGAGAGGACGGAACGGATTGCTCTTAGAAACGAAACCGTTGAACAGGCGGAAGCTCAAAAATGGGCGCAATTCGCGGGCTTTCTTCCCACTTTATCGTACGTGTATAACAAATTTTATACGACGCCGCCAGTCCACCCGACTCCGACTGCTTCCTTGGCTCAGCAAATCTCGGCGGATAATCAGTTGCAAGCCAATCTGGACAAGTACGGTCCCGGCGCATTGCTAATCCCGTCCTCTTCGGGCGGTTCTACTACCACGATCTCTCCGACCGCGACGGCAGGTTCTCGTATTCTATTGAGTGTTCCGATCAACACGATGGTCACTTCGTTTTTAAGTTTTAAATCGGCAAAGTTCACCACCGAGCAGAGAAGATTGGAAGCGAAACATGAAGCCGGTAGAATGTATCTGGAATTAGCTCAAGCATATTTTAATTTTCTAATGTTGGAGGAGAACTTGCGCTTCGCGCAGCAAACTTTCGATCTGACATTGGAGGACGTGCAGGAACGGAGGAGACTTTATTCCTTAGGTAGAATTATGAGGTCCGAGCTTCTTTCGGCGGAAACCAGATTATCGAATGCGGAAGCTTCGCTCGGAGACACTAAATTTCAATTGGAGCAGGTGCGGATCACATTGTTTACCATGGCCGGGAGCGAGCCGACTCTTAA from Leptospira fainei serovar Hurstbridge str. BUT 6 includes the following:
- a CDS encoding TolC family protein, which produces MISYPILDKKNLFFLAVCICFILHFFVSCASSTSLTSDEVKLKDGIVEDNLKQVTGVTTQDVERASSRYAVSLEDLYILAVERTERIALRNETVEQAEAQKWAQFAGFLPTLSYVYNKFYTTPPVHPTPTASLAQQISADNQLQANLDKYGPGALLIPSSSGGSTTTISPTATAGSRILLSVPINTMVTSFLSFKSAKFTTEQRRLEAKHEAGRMYLELAQAYFNFLMLEENLRFAQQTFDLTLEDVQERRRLYSLGRIMRSELLSAETRLSNAEASLGDTKFQLEQVRITLFTMAGSEPTLKVAGYQGNNLPDAPVDREPEEFLTKRFDVLASDKSLKASEWNKSVALTNVYLPTIAFNNYYSFPTPGTTYNKDIVTQFQVTVPLTPFAQLENYRAADSQRKQAKLTVSQTRRTASQEIRNAFEGYKNSRRLLTIYEKAYNLAQETAQSQVASYRTGRTSRIESITARLSALTSEMTYRRMLHQHNLNRIVVGVTTGEIPRLPTEKKESKED
- a CDS encoding efflux RND transporter permease subunit, which encodes MMMIGIILLGAIGFSRMGLSQMPDVDFPIVNVTLNLEGANASVMETDVVDPIEEVLLTVQGVVEVRSVSTDNSATITVELELKRDVDVAIQEIQTKIAQVQNKLPDALDPPILMKSNPDDTPIIWVSLTAAGRTDQEKMIFVKSHLKDKFQEISGVGEIILGGYVDRTINVFLDPIRLTRAELTVNDITNTLTEQNIEVPSGRVENKSSEVSLRAVGDVPTVEQFSNIFINSRSGAAMFRPVRLREVAHVEDGLDEIRRISRFNGISAVGLGIKKLKGANAVQVGDLIKKKMQELKPTLPKGYDLSIANDNTTFIRDSVEELIFTLVLSALLTGFVCRLFLGSWSSTWNVLLAIPTSVMGTFLILYFAGFTLNTFTLLGLSLAVGIVVDDAIMVLENISRHREMGKTWFQAALDGASEIRFAALAATLAIIAIFLPVAFMSGIIGRYFLEFGVTVAVAVALSLFEALSFTPMRASRYREHKLQEHKKRGGKTAIRFPEPVSGQNRFEQTISKLKIAIAPISFFKKMDPIIERFLQFSERIYGKVLDYVIAYPKAILFAATLLFALSLGFLLLLKKEFIPPQDMGRFIIRAKMPIGSSIYRTDEAMKKVEEYLLKKPEISKYMSNIGGMGGTESNGAMFFVSVKDMGQRPKSKKTGREVTQNEIFADLRKDLKALVPECKFSVQDLSQRGFSAGRGYPVELVLSGPDWANLAKVSDEIRNRLDQSGVLLDIDTDYVSGQPEVRILPNRESAALRGVSMANIGNTIGPLMGGKKVSRFTENGRSYDVRVKINKEQGEKADIIPNISVRNTYGEFVRLKDVLVLQATNTLKNITRVNRDRTIKIFGNPPVAVGQNKSTEESLRIAKEVLPEGYSVDVTGSAKTAGESASSLLFALVMGIVMSYMILASQFNSLKQPLYILLAMPFSFSGALIALYITKQSFNMYSFIGLIMLLGLVKKNSILLVEFVNHVRSQGKSIAEAIREGCPVRLRPVLMTSFASIAAAIPPALALGPGSETRVPMAITILGGLVLSTLITFIVVPAAYFLMEKESNDKLSHTR